From the Candidatus Eremiobacteraceae bacterium genome, one window contains:
- the prfB gene encoding peptide chain release factor 2, producing MAALEAQSHANDFWNDPHSAQKHMKHLADLKAEVEPLARLEGKARELAEYVALEEGDAALEAEIRVELERLRTDLDSAETTAILDGEFDSHGAILTIHAGAGGTEACDWASMLLRMYMRWAERHGYRAEIVDSLEGEEAGIKSATLVIEGRNAYGYLESERGVHRLVRISPYDAAKRRHTSFASVDVTPELEESDEAVEIKPDELEVETYKSGGAGGQYVNKTESAIRITHKPTGIIVAVQNERSQLANRNRAMKMLAAKLAQRRREEQAAKLAQLTGKKSAIEWGSQIRSYTLQPYTMVNDHRTEVKISDAQRVLDGDLDQFMLAYLQARRAA from the coding sequence ATAGCGGCGCTCGAAGCGCAGTCGCACGCGAACGACTTCTGGAACGATCCCCACAGCGCCCAAAAGCATATGAAACACCTGGCCGACCTCAAGGCCGAGGTCGAACCGTTGGCACGCCTTGAGGGGAAAGCGCGCGAGCTGGCTGAGTACGTCGCGCTCGAAGAAGGCGACGCTGCGCTCGAAGCGGAGATCCGCGTCGAGCTGGAACGCCTGCGCACTGACCTTGACTCCGCAGAGACCACGGCGATCTTGGACGGCGAGTTCGACAGCCACGGCGCTATTCTGACGATTCACGCGGGAGCGGGCGGCACCGAAGCCTGCGATTGGGCCTCGATGCTGCTGCGCATGTACATGCGCTGGGCCGAACGCCACGGCTATCGCGCCGAGATCGTCGACAGCCTCGAGGGCGAAGAGGCGGGGATCAAGAGCGCCACGCTCGTCATCGAAGGGCGCAACGCATACGGCTATCTGGAGAGCGAACGCGGCGTGCACCGACTGGTGCGCATCTCGCCGTACGATGCGGCCAAGCGCCGTCACACTTCGTTCGCCTCCGTGGATGTCACTCCGGAGCTCGAAGAAAGCGACGAAGCGGTCGAGATCAAACCGGACGAGCTCGAAGTGGAGACCTACAAGAGCGGGGGCGCCGGCGGCCAGTACGTGAACAAGACCGAGAGCGCCATCCGCATCACCCACAAGCCGACCGGCATCATCGTCGCGGTGCAGAACGAACGCTCGCAGCTGGCCAATCGCAATCGCGCGATGAAGATGCTGGCTGCCAAGCTCGCGCAGCGCCGGCGCGAAGAGCAGGCCGCCAAACTCGCGCAGCTCACCGGCAAGAAGAGCGCGATCGAATGGGGCAGTCAGATCCGCTCGTACACGCTGCAGCCGTACACCATGGTCAACGACCATCGCACCGAAGTGAAGATCTCAGATGCGCAGCGCGTGCTTGACGGGGACCTGGATCAGTTCATGCTTGCATATCTGCAGGCGCGCCGCGCGGCGTAG
- a CDS encoding DUF4760 domain-containing protein gives MELLSTIAAVGTFVVIGATAIVAVVQLRHARASNQIAAVLHIGEMLESERCQEARRFIRDELEPRMHDAEFRKALSSIPTGPAARPIVFLGNHYERLGLFVKRGIIDEDLACDLWSAQASGDWDTMAPAIAILRRAQGDSVFENFEYLVDASFRWFVRYPDGAYPRSRARRPVSDVWLEEDRALER, from the coding sequence ATGGAGCTGCTCAGTACCATCGCTGCCGTCGGCACGTTTGTGGTCATCGGCGCGACGGCGATCGTCGCGGTCGTCCAGCTGCGCCACGCCCGCGCCAGCAACCAGATCGCCGCGGTTCTGCACATCGGCGAGATGCTGGAAAGCGAGCGCTGCCAGGAAGCGCGCCGTTTCATCCGCGATGAACTCGAGCCCCGCATGCACGATGCCGAGTTCCGCAAGGCGTTGAGCTCGATTCCAACAGGGCCGGCCGCGCGCCCGATCGTCTTCCTCGGAAACCACTACGAACGGCTCGGGTTGTTCGTCAAGCGTGGGATTATCGATGAAGACCTCGCCTGCGATCTCTGGTCCGCTCAAGCGTCTGGCGATTGGGACACCATGGCGCCGGCCATCGCCATCTTGCGGCGCGCGCAAGGCGATTCCGTCTTTGAGAATTTCGAGTACTTGGTCGACGCGAGCTTCCGCTGGTTCGTGCGCTACCCGGATGGGGCGTACCCGCGCAGCCGCGCGCGCCGGCCGGTTTCCGACGTATGGCTCGAGGAAGATCGCGCGCTGGAGCGCTGA
- a CDS encoding DUF1801 domain-containing protein has protein sequence MKKKNGSSKRVKSPSRLIDARIKELDDWRGKTLARMRFLIKQADPEAIEEWKWRGVPVWSHDGIICTGETYKAVVKLTFAKGAQLKDPAKLFNSSLDGNVRRAIDLHERGKVDESAFKALVRDAVALNTSAPPARPKRKTK, from the coding sequence ATGAAGAAAAAGAACGGCAGCTCGAAGAGAGTCAAATCACCATCTCGGTTGATAGACGCGAGGATCAAGGAGCTGGACGACTGGCGTGGCAAGACGCTCGCCCGCATGCGCTTCCTGATCAAACAAGCCGATCCCGAGGCCATCGAAGAGTGGAAGTGGAGAGGCGTTCCGGTGTGGTCTCACGACGGGATCATCTGCACGGGCGAGACATACAAGGCCGTGGTCAAGCTGACATTCGCCAAGGGTGCTCAGCTGAAAGACCCTGCGAAGCTCTTCAACTCCAGCCTTGACGGCAACGTGCGGCGTGCCATCGACTTGCACGAACGCGGGAAAGTTGACGAGTCCGCCTTCAAGGCTCTCGTCCGCGACGCAGTGGCGCTGAACACCTCGGCTCCCCCAGCTCGCCCGAAGAGGAAAACGAAATGA